Proteins encoded within one genomic window of Empedobacter falsenii:
- a CDS encoding TonB-dependent receptor, with protein sequence MRKKYYSLKTVGKAFLLVLMVNQVDAKVTNLNEIYWENTINYDQETGEIHGYVVTEDGSPIADAYVSLSNGMKTKTSSDGTFVFTDIEKGTYELTINHFNYNEIIQDVTITDQTNATLSIVLKTDNQLKEVVVTASRMPESIDEVPSTLTYISAKDMQIQSQINDNLPNILMQKVPSISPSEESQNNFIGKIRGRNFLVLIDGIPQSTPLRNGGRDLRSIDASAIDHIEVIQGASSMYGNGAAGGIVNYITKKANNKKKINSSTYFNNTLSLVNPKETFGYNISQVFSGKLDKFTYLLQGKIANTGVVRSADGEINSPFYGIGETKSYNALLKIGYQISDNHHIELMGNYYRSMQDSKYEGTKGIFGESPSIAVLTDNPANGGTPYSKNVSLRYDGEFGKTSANAVLYYEDMNSVFETYNQIYSDHKGARLNFTTPFELGKAGKVTLIYGVDFLKDHAVQLGLDKSHVTPDMDLNSFAYYIQSKFNLAERWIVKAGIRHEFLGFKVGDLTKANKFTPGDKNNSNALVFNIAARYNKLSYLQPFVSFSQGYSIGDIGLVLRNNVALDAIDPKPVSVNNYEAGISGNFWKLDYQLTGYYSTSDRGTTFAEIGAPGNYQLSQVPQRIYGLEAVVNVKPIKWLKVGGIMGYMDGRQDLKNEGEFKDKLDNSILTPLKLSFNLDTKITDQWNVFFQLTNLSGRDVFDKSQYNYGKYPISGYTICDLYTSYKLKNITFNLSFNNLFNADYYPIHAEVRGATNDGRYYIKGSGTTASLGLKLDL encoded by the coding sequence ATGAGAAAAAAATATTACTCGTTAAAAACAGTAGGAAAAGCATTCTTACTTGTACTAATGGTCAATCAAGTTGATGCAAAAGTTACTAATCTAAACGAAATATATTGGGAAAACACAATAAATTATGACCAAGAAACAGGTGAGATTCATGGTTATGTAGTAACAGAGGACGGATCTCCTATTGCAGATGCCTATGTTTCGTTATCTAATGGAATGAAAACAAAAACCAGTTCGGATGGAACTTTTGTCTTTACAGATATTGAAAAAGGAACTTATGAACTAACAATCAATCATTTCAATTACAACGAAATAATTCAGGACGTTACAATTACTGATCAAACAAATGCAACATTATCAATTGTATTAAAAACAGATAATCAGTTAAAAGAAGTCGTTGTAACTGCCAGTAGAATGCCCGAAAGTATTGACGAAGTTCCTTCTACATTAACATATATTTCTGCTAAAGACATGCAGATACAATCCCAAATTAATGATAATTTACCCAATATTTTGATGCAAAAAGTTCCTAGTATTTCTCCTAGTGAAGAAAGTCAAAATAATTTTATTGGTAAAATTAGAGGTCGTAATTTTCTTGTGTTAATCGATGGTATTCCACAATCTACACCTTTACGAAATGGAGGTCGAGATTTAAGATCAATAGATGCTTCTGCTATTGACCATATAGAAGTCATACAAGGCGCGTCTTCTATGTACGGAAATGGTGCTGCAGGTGGAATTGTAAATTACATTACAAAAAAAGCAAATAACAAGAAGAAAATTAATTCGTCAACTTATTTCAATAATACATTAAGCTTAGTCAATCCTAAGGAAACTTTTGGATATAATATTTCACAAGTATTTTCAGGAAAATTAGATAAATTTACTTATTTGCTTCAAGGCAAAATAGCGAATACAGGAGTGGTTAGATCGGCCGATGGTGAAATAAATAGTCCATTTTATGGTATAGGAGAAACTAAAAGTTATAATGCCTTGCTTAAAATTGGATACCAGATAAGTGACAATCACCATATCGAGTTAATGGGAAATTATTACCGTAGTATGCAAGATAGTAAGTATGAAGGAACAAAAGGTATTTTTGGAGAAAGTCCTTCGATAGCAGTTCTTACTGATAATCCTGCAAATGGAGGTACTCCGTATAGTAAAAATGTAAGTTTACGTTATGATGGTGAATTTGGAAAAACAAGTGCAAATGCAGTCCTTTATTACGAAGATATGAATTCCGTTTTCGAAACCTATAATCAAATTTATTCTGATCATAAAGGAGCACGTTTAAACTTTACAACACCTTTTGAATTAGGAAAAGCAGGTAAAGTAACCTTAATTTATGGGGTTGATTTTCTGAAAGATCATGCCGTTCAATTAGGATTAGACAAAAGCCATGTTACTCCTGATATGGATTTAAATAGTTTTGCTTATTACATTCAATCAAAATTTAACTTGGCCGAACGCTGGATTGTAAAAGCAGGAATACGTCATGAGTTTTTAGGATTTAAAGTTGGTGATTTAACTAAAGCAAATAAATTTACACCCGGTGATAAAAATAATTCAAATGCACTCGTTTTCAATATCGCAGCCAGATATAATAAACTTAGCTATTTACAACCTTTCGTTAGTTTTTCGCAAGGATATTCTATTGGAGATATCGGTTTAGTATTACGAAATAATGTTGCTTTAGATGCAATTGATCCTAAACCAGTCTCTGTTAATAATTACGAAGCTGGAATAAGTGGTAATTTCTGGAAATTAGACTATCAACTTACAGGATATTACAGCACATCAGATCGCGGAACAACTTTCGCCGAAATTGGAGCTCCTGGAAATTATCAATTATCACAAGTTCCACAACGTATATACGGTTTAGAAGCCGTAGTTAATGTAAAACCAATAAAATGGTTGAAAGTTGGTGGAATAATGGGATATATGGATGGTCGTCAAGATTTGAAGAATGAAGGAGAATTTAAAGATAAATTAGATAATTCTATCCTTACACCACTTAAGTTATCTTTCAACTTAGACACTAAAATTACAGACCAATGGAATGTATTTTTTCAGTTAACGAATTTATCAGGTCGTGATGTTTTTGATAAATCACAATATAACTATGGTAAATACCCTATTTCTGGTTATACAATATGTGATTTATATACAAGCTATAAGCTAAAGAATATAACATTTAATCTTTCTTTTAACAATTTATTCAATGCCGACTACTACCCTATTCATGCCGAAGTTAGAGGCGCTACTAATGACGGAAGATATTATATAAAAGGTAGTGGTACCACTGCTAGTCTTGGATTGAAACTCGATTTATAA
- a CDS encoding copper-transporting P-type ATPase, translated as MKYTCPMHPEIASNEAGKCPKCGMFLIEIPENSETPTAEVQSAQDSESSSHKTMESDAAEYYCPMYCEGDKTYNKQGDCPVCGMHLVKKEKENSETKPNDNHASCSHKTEEIKETSKHDHASCSHGQVKAPFAALPKKTTTGDVYYCPMHCEGDKTYDKPGNCPVCGMHLIKEEKLSLANEYTCPMHPEIIKDQPGFCPICGMDLIPVVQTDSADDVYHHTRKMFWISMVLTVPIFVLAMGEMLPGNPIGKIVSPQVSAYIQFALCLPIVFYTCWSFFQRAWVSFKTWNLNMFSLIGLGAGAGFLYSVVGLFFPSLFPAEFKTHHGQVALYFESVAVILTLVMLGQMLEAKAHSKTNSALKELIKLSPNEAFRIVNGKEEKVSIDQIQLNDILRVKPGDKVPVDGIVTEGFADIDESMISGEPIPVSKTIDDEVVAGTINGSKMFLMKATKVGGETLLAQIIDMVNQASRSQAPIQKVVDKISKIFVPTVMVIALITFLAWWIFGSENRVAFAIANALAALIVACPCALGLATPMSVMVAVGKGAKNGVLVKNAEALERLNNVTTLTIDKTGTITEGKPAVVNIIPFEGLNKNDVLLLAASMNQNSGHPLAQSFVHAAEKENLNLHSIRNFEDIAGKGVKGEVDGKEVYLGNEGLMTFAGMQVPKVDSTNTLSFLGVNGKVLAAFEISDEIKASSKEAIQKIKEQKVDVMMLTGDNEQTAQKVANEVGIAHFKAKVLPQDKLNTIKDLQSKQQVVAMAGDGINDAPALAQADVSIAMGTGTDVAIESADITLLKGDLIGVYKSIVLSHKMMRNIKENLVFAFIYNALGIPVAAGLLYPFFGILLSPMVAAAAMSLSSVSVILNAARLNRARI; from the coding sequence ATGAAATATACTTGTCCCATGCATCCAGAGATTGCAAGTAATGAAGCTGGAAAATGTCCAAAATGCGGAATGTTTTTGATAGAAATTCCTGAAAATTCAGAAACACCAACAGCTGAAGTTCAATCAGCACAGGATTCAGAATCAAGTTCGCATAAAACAATGGAAAGTGATGCAGCTGAATACTATTGTCCGATGTATTGTGAAGGGGATAAGACCTACAATAAACAAGGTGATTGTCCGGTTTGTGGGATGCATTTGGTAAAAAAGGAAAAAGAGAATTCGGAAACGAAACCCAATGATAATCACGCTTCGTGTTCACATAAAACAGAAGAAATTAAAGAAACGTCAAAGCATGATCACGCGAGTTGTTCGCATGGTCAAGTTAAAGCACCTTTTGCAGCACTTCCTAAGAAAACAACTACTGGCGATGTGTATTATTGTCCGATGCATTGTGAAGGGGATAAAACCTACGATAAACCTGGTAACTGTCCGGTTTGTGGAATGCATTTAATAAAAGAAGAAAAATTGAGTTTAGCAAACGAATATACGTGTCCGATGCACCCCGAAATCATCAAAGATCAACCTGGTTTTTGCCCGATATGTGGGATGGATTTGATTCCTGTTGTACAAACCGATTCGGCTGATGATGTTTATCATCATACCCGAAAAATGTTTTGGATTTCTATGGTATTAACTGTTCCTATTTTTGTATTGGCAATGGGTGAAATGCTTCCAGGTAATCCAATTGGTAAAATTGTAAGTCCACAAGTATCAGCCTATATTCAGTTTGCGTTATGTTTACCAATTGTTTTTTATACATGTTGGTCATTTTTTCAACGTGCTTGGGTTTCTTTCAAAACATGGAATCTTAATATGTTTAGTTTAATTGGGTTGGGTGCTGGTGCAGGCTTTTTGTATTCGGTAGTGGGTTTATTTTTCCCATCTTTATTTCCTGCTGAGTTCAAAACGCATCATGGTCAGGTAGCTTTGTATTTTGAGTCGGTAGCGGTAATTTTAACTTTGGTGATGTTAGGACAAATGTTGGAAGCCAAAGCGCATTCTAAAACGAATTCTGCTTTAAAAGAGTTGATTAAATTATCTCCGAACGAAGCTTTTAGAATCGTTAATGGAAAAGAAGAAAAAGTAAGCATTGATCAGATTCAATTAAATGATATTTTACGTGTAAAACCAGGTGATAAAGTACCTGTAGATGGAATTGTGACCGAAGGTTTTGCAGATATTGACGAAAGTATGATTTCGGGAGAACCAATTCCTGTTTCAAAAACGATTGATGATGAAGTGGTGGCAGGAACCATCAACGGAAGTAAAATGTTCTTAATGAAGGCAACAAAAGTTGGAGGTGAAACTTTATTGGCTCAAATTATTGATATGGTCAATCAGGCAAGTAGAAGTCAGGCTCCAATTCAGAAAGTAGTCGATAAAATCTCCAAAATATTTGTTCCTACTGTGATGGTTATTGCGTTGATAACCTTTTTGGCATGGTGGATTTTTGGCAGCGAAAATCGTGTAGCTTTTGCCATTGCGAATGCATTGGCCGCGCTGATTGTGGCTTGTCCTTGTGCTCTTGGTTTGGCTACGCCTATGTCGGTGATGGTAGCAGTTGGTAAAGGTGCTAAAAATGGGGTTTTGGTGAAAAATGCTGAAGCTTTGGAACGATTGAATAACGTAACGACTTTAACAATTGATAAAACAGGAACGATTACTGAAGGAAAACCAGCGGTAGTGAATATTATTCCGTTTGAAGGATTGAATAAAAATGATGTCTTGCTATTGGCAGCAAGTATGAACCAAAACAGTGGACATCCATTGGCGCAATCTTTTGTTCATGCGGCAGAGAAAGAGAATTTAAACTTGCATTCTATTCGAAATTTTGAAGATATTGCTGGTAAAGGTGTGAAAGGAGAAGTGGATGGAAAAGAAGTGTATTTGGGTAATGAAGGGTTGATGACGTTTGCAGGTATGCAAGTGCCGAAAGTGGATAGTACGAATACGTTGTCTTTTTTGGGTGTAAATGGAAAAGTCTTGGCCGCGTTTGAAATTTCGGACGAAATAAAAGCATCGTCGAAAGAAGCGATTCAAAAAATAAAAGAACAAAAAGTAGATGTGATGATGCTGACGGGTGATAATGAGCAAACGGCTCAGAAAGTAGCCAATGAAGTTGGTATAGCACATTTTAAAGCGAAAGTATTGCCGCAAGATAAATTGAATACTATTAAAGATTTGCAGAGTAAACAACAAGTGGTTGCGATGGCTGGTGATGGAATTAATGATGCACCTGCATTAGCACAAGCTGATGTATCGATTGCAATGGGAACAGGAACTGATGTTGCCATAGAAAGTGCAGATATTACTTTGTTGAAAGGTGATTTGATTGGTGTGTATAAAAGTATTGTATTAAGTCATAAAATGATGCGAAACATCAAAGAGAATTTAGTTTTTGCATTTATTTATAATGCATTAGGTATACCTGTTGCAGCAGGATTATTGTATCCTTTTTTCGGAATTTTATTATCTCCAATGGTAGCTGCTGCTGCGATGAGTTTGAGTTCGGTATCGGTGATATTAAATGCTGCTCGATTGAATAGAGCTAGGATTTAG
- a CDS encoding DUF5675 family protein has translation MDLVLKRKYLSDGTNGQLWLQQQLICMTIELPWNDNLKRKSCIPEGKYPLKKRFSQRFGWHVWIDLVPNRSLILFHPANDALKELNGCIAPVTSLQGEGKGIDSRKAFERLKMVVYEYLQRGEEVFLHIQKQTL, from the coding sequence ATGGATTTAGTTTTAAAAAGAAAGTATTTATCTGACGGAACCAATGGACAACTTTGGTTACAGCAACAACTGATTTGCATGACAATTGAATTACCATGGAATGATAATTTGAAACGTAAATCATGTATTCCAGAAGGTAAATATCCACTTAAAAAACGTTTCAGTCAACGTTTTGGGTGGCATGTATGGATCGATTTGGTTCCGAATCGATCGTTAATTTTGTTTCATCCAGCGAATGATGCACTGAAGGAGCTGAATGGATGTATAGCTCCTGTTACTTCTCTGCAAGGAGAAGGAAAAGGTATTGACTCTCGTAAAGCATTTGAACGATTGAAAATGGTTGTTTATGAGTATTTACAGAGAGGTGAAGAGGTTTTTTTACACATTCAAAAACAAACGCTATGA
- a CDS encoding DUF6266 family protein, translating to MGKITDSLLSGTRGRTGRIVVSNIEGNEISRIRPRKSNRIPTPKQQVIKDRFNFAVQFIQGYKALAKTYYGKRAGLKSPYNQAMANLLQSMPCNMDTLTFSIDYDAIQFTKGNLLEPQPVNVIADDPLSVTITWTNNATELVDQNDTLVILYVEDGNTKAQSTVVQTTVKRSEESYVLQFLPKYQGTDIHVWMSFLSVIKQDAAPSVYLGQITVP from the coding sequence ATGGGAAAAATTACAGATTCTCTTTTGTCGGGTACGCGAGGACGTACAGGACGAATTGTTGTTTCGAATATCGAAGGAAATGAAATTTCTCGTATACGACCACGAAAATCAAACCGTATACCAACACCAAAACAACAAGTCATAAAAGACAGATTCAATTTTGCTGTGCAGTTTATACAAGGGTATAAAGCATTGGCTAAAACCTATTACGGAAAAAGAGCTGGTTTAAAATCGCCTTATAATCAAGCCATGGCAAATTTATTACAATCTATGCCTTGTAATATGGATACCTTAACCTTTTCTATTGATTATGATGCTATTCAATTCACAAAAGGTAATTTACTCGAACCACAACCTGTAAATGTTATTGCAGACGATCCACTATCGGTAACGATTACATGGACCAATAATGCAACAGAACTTGTGGATCAAAATGACACCTTGGTTATATTGTATGTAGAAGATGGGAATACAAAAGCACAATCAACGGTTGTACAAACAACTGTAAAACGCTCCGAAGAATCCTATGTACTACAATTTTTACCAAAATATCAAGGAACAGATATACATGTATGGATGAGTTTTTTATCCGTCATAAAACAAGACGCTGCACCGTCTGTTTATTTAGGTCAAATCACTGTACCTTAA
- a CDS encoding helix-turn-helix transcriptional regulator: protein MKIEVYEEYIKYLNFFIHRYGDVIKKIEPQVEAKQDILNKQYMQMIEYAFGFIQKINLFAIQDYQSQLLFIPQLIFYFNDVCECPRPPTLSIDFNVDIEAICELLKINTQITYNQNQYFPFLIDISGLSDGYHHLAGFIHRHKQNEFTYYCVSIQVKSQELKGNWKKFYHIPIQKLKLIYKECLQKNQTLYAFATDTEFTYYEIQKGFNYYFNCSFTEYEQKLKMLKALELIMFTNAPFKDITIQSGFSTYNTLKRTFAKHQIPLKEIPRLII, encoded by the coding sequence ATGAAAATTGAAGTATATGAAGAATATATCAAGTACCTGAACTTTTTTATTCATCGATATGGGGATGTAATCAAGAAAATTGAACCACAAGTCGAGGCAAAACAAGATATCCTAAACAAACAGTATATGCAAATGATAGAATATGCATTTGGCTTTATTCAAAAAATCAATTTGTTTGCGATACAAGATTATCAATCACAACTGTTGTTTATTCCGCAATTAATCTTTTACTTCAATGATGTCTGCGAATGTCCTCGTCCCCCAACCCTATCCATAGATTTTAATGTTGACATAGAAGCAATTTGCGAACTATTAAAAATCAATACACAAATCACTTATAATCAAAATCAATATTTTCCTTTTCTTATTGATATTTCAGGTTTATCAGACGGTTACCATCATCTTGCAGGTTTTATCCACCGACACAAACAAAATGAATTTACTTATTACTGTGTTTCGATCCAAGTCAAAAGTCAAGAATTAAAGGGAAACTGGAAAAAGTTTTATCATATTCCCATTCAAAAACTCAAGTTAATTTACAAAGAATGCCTGCAAAAGAACCAAACACTTTATGCCTTTGCAACAGATACGGAATTTACTTACTATGAAATTCAAAAAGGATTCAACTACTATTTCAACTGCTCCTTTACGGAATACGAACAGAAATTAAAAATGTTGAAAGCCTTAGAATTGATCATGTTTACCAATGCTCCATTCAAAGACATTACCATTCAAAGTGGTTTCTCCACTTACAATACCTTAAAACGTACATTTGCGAAACACCAAATTCCTTTAAAAGAAATTCCTCGATTAATTATCTAA